A DNA window from Arachis hypogaea cultivar Tifrunner chromosome 18, arahy.Tifrunner.gnm2.J5K5, whole genome shotgun sequence contains the following coding sequences:
- the LOC112770896 gene encoding uncharacterized protein, producing the protein MLFVSPMTTLVHFTTQVSHLRPKCFFHGGATTCKKRPTFSFSQLDSKFCSFHLGSYNFNNKHITCRERRGSLLLGGAVFRNGILLEENKGCKRVVIVRNNQGFGFNGGGGGGGRDDGANVRILGNLALAIGLTYLSMTGQLGWILDAIVSIWIFAVLIPVVGIGFFLWWAGRDIMQGACPNCGNDFQVFKSSLNDDLQLCPFCGQPFSVVGNEFVKDSVKFSNQSTTFGQAFNNFSGSRNEKDSSRAIDVEAEIKDAD; encoded by the exons ATGTTGTTTGTTTCCCCCATGACTACACTCGTTCATTTCACGACCCAAGTTTCACACTTGAGGCCCAAGTGCTTCTTCCATGGTGGTGCCACCACATGCAAGAAGAGACCCACTTTCTCTTTCTCTCAGTTGGACTCAAAGTTTTGTTCTTTTCATCTGGGTAGCTACAACTTCAACAACAAGCACATAACTTGCAGAGAGAGGAGGGGATCCTTGTTACTGGGAGGGGCAGTGTTTCGAAATGGGATTTTGTTGGAAGAGAATAAGGGTTGCAAGAGGGTTGTTATAGTGAGGAACAATCAAGGGTTTGGCttcaatggtggtggtggtggtggtggaagagacgATGGAGCTAATGTTAGGATTTTGGGTAATCTTGCTTTGGCTATTGGATTAACTTATCTTTCAATGACTGGGCAGCTTGGCTGGATTTTGGATGCTATTGTTTCAAtttgg ATCTTTGCTGTTCTCATACCGGTAGTAGGTATTGGTTTCTTCCTCTGGTGGGCTGGACGAGATATAATGCAAGGCGCT TGTCCAAATTGTGGAAATGATTTTCAGGTTTTCAA ATCCTCTCTAAATGATGATTTGCAGTTGTGCCCTTTTTGTGGTCAACCTTTTTCTG TTGTTGGCAATGAGTTTGTGAAGGACTCCGTGAAGTTTTCAAACCAATCTACAACATTTGGACAAGCATTCAACAATTTCTCCGGTTCTAGAAATG AGAAAGATTCGAGTAGAGCGATTGATGTTGAAGCTGAAATCAAAGACGCAGATTGA
- the LOC112770897 gene encoding uncharacterized protein isoform X1 yields MAAWTAAAARQASNMTRLSSIKPHSLLHRRGMAGGGDPHGPPKVNIWEDPTSPSRWKEEHFVLVSLAGWGAFIYGTYKFFTRGKGNKEELQHQSLYSNLSLQ; encoded by the exons ATGGCGGCGTGGACTGCTGCGGCGGCTCGACAAGCCTCCAACATGACTCGCCTTTCCTCTATCAAACCCCATTCTCTCCTTCACCGCCGTGGCATGGCTGGCGGCGGCG ATCCTCATGGGCCTCCAAAGGTGAATATTTGGGAGGACCCAACGAGTCCGTCTAGGTGGAAAGAAGAACAT TTTGTGCTTGTTTCGTTGGCTGGGTGGGGCGCATTCATCTATGGGACTTACAAGTTCTTCACTAGAGGCAAGGGCAACAAAGAAGAG CTTCAACATCAATCGCTCTACTCGAATCTTTCTCTGCAATGA
- the LOC112770897 gene encoding uncharacterized protein isoform X2: MAAWTAAAARQASNMTRLSSIKPHSLLHRRGMAGGGDPHGPPKVNIWEDPTSPSRWKEEHFVLVSLAGWGAFIYGTYKFFTRGKGNKEEKVGEAPNKA, translated from the exons ATGGCGGCGTGGACTGCTGCGGCGGCTCGACAAGCCTCCAACATGACTCGCCTTTCCTCTATCAAACCCCATTCTCTCCTTCACCGCCGTGGCATGGCTGGCGGCGGCG ATCCTCATGGGCCTCCAAAGGTGAATATTTGGGAGGACCCAACGAGTCCGTCTAGGTGGAAAGAAGAACAT TTTGTGCTTGTTTCGTTGGCTGGGTGGGGCGCATTCATCTATGGGACTTACAAGTTCTTCACTAGAGGCAAGGGCAACAAAGAAGAG AAAGTTGGAGAAGCACCAAACAAGGCTTGA